In one window of Pseudomonadota bacterium DNA:
- a CDS encoding biopolymer transporter ExbD: protein MTVRRIRQDEEDDINMTPMLDIVFIMLIFFIVTASFVKEAGVEVNRPDASSAETKARASILVAITADGQIWIDKRPVDVRQVRANVERLLAENPKGSMVIQADRASKNGLLVQVIDAAKLAGVDNVAIAAKPM from the coding sequence AGGAAGACGACATCAACATGACCCCCATGTTGGATATCGTTTTCATCATGTTAATTTTCTTCATCGTGACTGCGTCGTTTGTGAAAGAAGCCGGTGTGGAGGTGAACCGGCCGGATGCTTCCAGCGCCGAGACCAAGGCCCGGGCCAGCATCCTGGTTGCCATCACCGCTGACGGGCAGATCTGGATCGACAAGCGACCGGTGGACGTGCGGCAGGTAAGAGCCAACGTCGAGCGTCTGCTTGCAGAAAACCCGAAGGGATCCATGGTAATCCAGGCGGACCGTGCATCCAAGAACGGTCTGCTGGTGCAGGTCATCGACGCCGCAAAGCTTGCGGGCGTGGATAACGTGGCCATCGCCGCCAAGCCGATGTGA
- a CDS encoding energy transducer TonB, with amino-acid sequence MNDPDVTRVANPNAQPAGRDMTRLGVSALGAVGVTGVLFVFMHSLIAMGEAKFDEMEDTKMVDFIRLRQELDLQTKRKRELPKKAPPKQDTNIPKMTAMKMGSSVKGIAISGPAAPTMDKSALQISGGPGIGAIQDAPLIPLTRVQPMYPPEAAQRGLEGWVELVFTVTPSGAVKDPRVVKAKPSFVFNRAAIQAIKKWKYRPKVVDGKPVTKRGERVRLNFRLEDQ; translated from the coding sequence ATGAACGATCCCGACGTAACGAGGGTAGCGAACCCAAACGCCCAGCCCGCGGGGCGAGACATGACGCGGCTCGGCGTTTCGGCGCTGGGTGCCGTGGGGGTTACCGGCGTGCTTTTCGTGTTCATGCACTCGTTGATCGCCATGGGCGAGGCGAAGTTCGACGAGATGGAAGACACGAAGATGGTGGATTTCATACGCTTGCGCCAGGAGCTCGACCTCCAGACCAAGCGCAAGCGCGAGCTCCCGAAGAAGGCGCCGCCCAAGCAAGACACCAACATACCCAAGATGACGGCGATGAAGATGGGCAGCAGCGTCAAAGGCATCGCGATCTCGGGACCTGCAGCGCCGACCATGGACAAGTCGGCGCTGCAGATCAGCGGCGGCCCAGGGATCGGCGCGATTCAGGACGCGCCGCTGATTCCGTTGACGCGTGTGCAGCCCATGTATCCACCGGAGGCGGCCCAACGGGGCCTCGAGGGTTGGGTGGAGCTCGTGTTCACGGTGACGCCCAGTGGCGCGGTCAAAGACCCGCGGGTAGTCAAGGCGAAGCCGTCCTTCGTGTTCAACCGGGCCGCCATTCAGGCCATAAAGAAATGGAAGTACCGTCCCAAAGTGGTCGACGGGAAACCGGTTACCAAGCGGGGTGAGCGAGTGAGACTGAACTTCCGTCTCGAGGATCAATAG